In Nocardioides dokdonensis FR1436, the following are encoded in one genomic region:
- the kstD gene encoding 3-oxosteroid 1-dehydrogenase: MTGTSRAPRAASSAPSSVTALPTEVDVVVVGAGGAGMTAALAAGAAGLDTLLVEKSAYFGGSTARSGGGVWIPGNYALREAGQVDPDDDARSREYLQAIVGDAVPAVRRETYLRRGPEVMDFLRERTPLRFTWVPQYADYLPEQPGGRPAGRSCEPVPLDASFLGDELERLHPPYTKAPANLIVTQADFRKISLGLRTWRGPVTMAKVLVKRLIAGLRRRRMYAMGGAIAVGLRQGLIDAGVPVAYETALDELLLERGRVVGVRVTRDGRSHEIRARRGVVLGSGGFERNLELREKYQPQPTSVEWTTGSEFNTGGGLLAGIAAGAGTDLLDDSWWGPTIPLPGRPWFCLAERNLPGSMIVNGAGRRFMNEALPYVEAVHEIYAGEASGVQHVPAWMIIDQRYRNRYLFAGLSPRQPFPGRWYKEGVVRKAATLEELAAEIGVPATALSATVERFNGFAETGVDEDFHRGESAYDKYYSDPTVKPNPSLHRIDQGPFYAVKIVPGDLGTKGGLVTDEHARVLRTDGEPIPGLYAAGNVSSAVMGRTYAGPGATIGPALTFGYLAVEHLAADHTDAAVPTGEAS, from the coding sequence ATGACCGGTACGTCGCGAGCCCCCCGAGCCGCCTCCAGCGCCCCCTCGAGCGTCACTGCCCTGCCGACCGAGGTCGACGTCGTCGTCGTGGGCGCCGGCGGCGCCGGGATGACCGCCGCCCTGGCCGCGGGCGCGGCCGGCCTGGACACCCTCCTGGTCGAGAAGAGCGCCTACTTCGGCGGCTCCACCGCCCGCTCCGGCGGCGGCGTGTGGATCCCCGGCAACTACGCGCTGCGCGAGGCCGGCCAGGTCGACCCCGACGACGACGCGCGGTCCCGCGAGTACCTCCAGGCCATCGTGGGCGACGCGGTCCCGGCCGTGCGCCGCGAGACCTACCTGCGCCGCGGGCCCGAGGTCATGGACTTCCTGCGCGAGCGCACCCCGCTGCGCTTCACCTGGGTGCCGCAGTACGCCGACTACCTGCCCGAGCAGCCCGGCGGCCGGCCCGCGGGCCGCAGCTGCGAGCCGGTGCCGCTGGACGCGTCCTTCCTCGGCGACGAGCTCGAGCGCCTGCACCCGCCGTACACCAAGGCCCCGGCGAACCTGATCGTCACGCAGGCCGACTTCCGCAAGATCAGCCTCGGGCTGCGCACCTGGCGCGGGCCGGTCACGATGGCCAAGGTGCTCGTCAAGCGCCTCATCGCCGGGCTGCGCCGACGCCGGATGTACGCGATGGGCGGCGCGATCGCGGTCGGCCTGCGCCAGGGGCTCATCGACGCCGGCGTGCCGGTGGCCTACGAGACCGCCCTCGACGAGCTGCTGCTCGAGCGGGGCCGGGTCGTCGGGGTGCGGGTCACCCGCGACGGGCGGTCCCACGAGATCCGGGCGCGGCGCGGCGTCGTGCTCGGCAGCGGCGGCTTCGAGCGCAACCTGGAGCTGCGCGAGAAGTACCAGCCGCAGCCCACCTCGGTCGAGTGGACCACCGGATCGGAGTTCAACACCGGCGGCGGGCTGCTGGCCGGCATCGCGGCCGGCGCCGGCACCGACCTGCTCGACGACTCCTGGTGGGGTCCCACGATCCCGCTCCCGGGCCGTCCGTGGTTCTGCCTGGCCGAGCGCAACCTGCCCGGCTCGATGATCGTCAACGGCGCGGGCCGCCGGTTCATGAACGAGGCGCTGCCCTACGTCGAGGCGGTCCACGAGATCTACGCGGGCGAGGCCAGCGGCGTCCAGCACGTCCCGGCCTGGATGATCATCGACCAGCGCTACCGCAACCGCTACCTCTTCGCAGGCCTCAGCCCGCGCCAGCCCTTCCCGGGGCGTTGGTACAAGGAGGGCGTGGTGCGCAAGGCCGCGACCCTCGAGGAGCTCGCCGCCGAGATCGGCGTCCCGGCCACGGCGCTGAGCGCCACGGTGGAGCGCTTCAACGGCTTCGCCGAGACCGGGGTCGACGAGGACTTCCACCGCGGTGAGTCGGCGTACGACAAGTACTACTCCGACCCGACCGTGAAGCCGAACCCGTCGCTGCACCGCATCGACCAGGGCCCGTTCTACGCGGTCAAGATCGTCCCGGGCGACCTGGGCACCAAGGGCGGCCTGGTCACCGACGAGCACGCCCGCGTGCTGCGCACCGACGGTGAGCCGATCCCCGGCCTGTACGCCGCCGGCAACGTCTCGTCGGCCGTGATGGGACGCACCTACGCGGGACCGGGAGCGACCATCGGCCCGGCGCTGACTTTCGGCTACCTTGCGGTCGAGCACCTGGCTGCGGACCACACCGACGCAGCCGTCCCCACCGGAGAGGCCTCCTGA
- a CDS encoding MaoC/PaaZ C-terminal domain-containing protein, producing the protein MPIDPDIAIGADLGVRTFTWDASDVLLYHLGVGAGSHPGDQVDPAALRWTLDGPGLQVLPSFGVVAPTFHATDPPPLDLPGCDIDLAQVVHGSQSITVHAPLPTSGSASVSTRISDVWDKTKAAVIWQEATATSADGEALWTTRSSIFVRGEGGWGGDRGSSQAVELPERAPDTETAYDVTPQQALLYRLCGDRNPLHADPDFAKAAGFPAPILHGLCSYGIVLRELTETLLAGDATRVGGFSARFAGVVFPGETIGAKGWLEDGRIVASATIMGGERDGSPVLADCVLDLA; encoded by the coding sequence ATGCCCATCGATCCCGACATCGCGATCGGCGCCGACCTCGGCGTCCGCACGTTCACCTGGGACGCCAGCGACGTGCTGCTCTACCACCTCGGCGTCGGCGCCGGCTCCCACCCGGGCGACCAGGTCGACCCCGCAGCACTGCGCTGGACCCTCGACGGGCCGGGCCTGCAGGTGCTGCCGTCGTTCGGCGTCGTCGCGCCCACCTTCCACGCGACCGACCCGCCGCCGCTGGACCTGCCGGGCTGCGACATCGACCTCGCCCAGGTGGTCCACGGCTCGCAGTCGATCACCGTGCACGCCCCGCTGCCGACCTCCGGCTCGGCGAGCGTCTCCACCCGGATCAGCGACGTCTGGGACAAGACCAAGGCCGCCGTGATCTGGCAGGAGGCGACCGCCACCTCCGCCGACGGCGAGGCGCTGTGGACCACCCGCTCCTCGATCTTCGTGCGCGGCGAGGGCGGCTGGGGCGGCGACCGTGGCTCCTCGCAGGCCGTCGAGCTGCCCGAGCGGGCCCCCGACACCGAGACGGCGTACGACGTCACCCCGCAGCAGGCGCTGCTCTACCGGCTCTGCGGCGACCGCAACCCGCTGCACGCGGACCCCGACTTCGCGAAGGCCGCCGGCTTCCCGGCCCCGATCCTGCACGGGCTCTGCTCCTACGGCATCGTCCTGCGCGAGCTGACCGAGACGCTGCTCGCCGGCGACGCCACCCGGGTCGGCGGCTTCTCCGCACGCTTCGCCGGGGTGGTCTTCCCGGGCGAGACGATCGGGGCCAAGGGATGGCTCGAGGACGGCCGGATCGTGGCCTCGGCGACCATCATGGGCGGCGAGCGCGACGGCTCCCCCGTGCTGGCCGACTGCGTCCTCGACCTGGCCTGA
- a CDS encoding glutaredoxin domain-containing protein, which translates to MGRWGGSAALLVAAGVMLGNEPGVGSILAAVLLAVFAFLLSPLLFPSSPGDLAGRRRGREEGVPVVYWRPGCHYCLKLRLGLLLLRQRVIWVDISKDPDASARVRSVNGGNETVPTVFSRGSVKANPSLAWVREQRAAR; encoded by the coding sequence ATGGGCCGGTGGGGCGGCTCGGCCGCGCTGCTCGTCGCGGCCGGGGTGATGCTGGGCAACGAGCCCGGCGTCGGCTCGATCCTCGCGGCGGTGCTGCTCGCGGTGTTCGCGTTCCTGCTCTCGCCGCTGCTGTTCCCGAGCTCGCCCGGCGACCTCGCCGGGCGCCGGCGCGGTCGCGAGGAGGGCGTCCCGGTGGTCTACTGGCGACCGGGCTGCCACTACTGCCTCAAGCTGCGCCTGGGCCTGCTGCTCCTGCGGCAGCGGGTGATCTGGGTCGACATCTCGAAGGACCCCGACGCCTCCGCCCGGGTGCGCAGCGTCAACGGGGGCAACGAGACCGTGCCGACCGTCTTCTCGCGCGGCAGCGTCAAGGCGAACCCGTCGCTCGCGTGGGTGCGCGAGCAACGGGCCGCCCGCTGA
- a CDS encoding DUF480 domain-containing protein — protein MLDQPLDVTQQRVLGALLEKQVTVPASYPLTLSSLRTACNQTSSRDPVTELDEPSLEQTARTLKERGLLRIVWSDTGRRTLKYHQTLDEALGLGADERALLTVLLLRGPQTPAELRTRTERLHGFGDRDEVAEVLARLAGREQPLVERLERRPREQDHRWVHLLGPAAAQAPPAGATAPGGTVDREAPLVDGPERRDDRVRATYAAVATAYADRFSDELADLPFERWLLERAVQAADGLPVVDAGCGPGHLAAHLVGLGADARGLDLTPEMVAEARERHPGVRYDVGDLRRLIRPESAVGWGAVLGWYSLIHLAGSELPDALAALARPLAPGGLLVLGLHAGQEVRHVDTWCDVDVSGHGGLDVVGHDPTDVVAAVEAAGLVDVEWYVRGAHTRLGESSSRLYVLGRRA, from the coding sequence ATGCTCGACCAGCCGCTCGACGTGACCCAGCAGCGCGTGCTCGGCGCCCTGCTCGAGAAGCAGGTGACGGTGCCGGCGTCCTACCCGCTGACGCTGAGCAGCCTGCGCACCGCCTGCAACCAGACCAGCAGCCGCGACCCGGTCACCGAGCTCGACGAGCCGAGCCTCGAGCAGACCGCGCGGACCCTGAAGGAGCGCGGCCTGCTCCGCATCGTCTGGTCAGACACCGGTCGACGCACCTTGAAGTACCACCAGACCCTCGACGAGGCGCTGGGCCTCGGGGCCGACGAGCGGGCGCTGCTGACAGTGCTGCTGCTGCGCGGCCCCCAGACCCCGGCCGAGCTGCGCACCCGCACCGAGCGGCTGCACGGCTTCGGCGACCGCGACGAGGTGGCCGAGGTGCTGGCCCGACTCGCCGGGCGCGAGCAGCCGTTGGTCGAGCGGCTCGAGCGCCGACCCCGCGAGCAGGACCACCGGTGGGTGCACCTGCTGGGCCCGGCCGCGGCCCAGGCGCCCCCGGCGGGCGCGACGGCCCCCGGCGGCACGGTGGACCGCGAGGCCCCGTTGGTCGACGGCCCGGAGCGCCGCGACGACCGGGTGCGCGCGACGTACGCCGCCGTGGCCACGGCCTACGCGGACCGGTTCAGCGACGAGCTGGCCGACCTCCCCTTCGAGCGCTGGCTGCTGGAGCGCGCGGTCCAGGCCGCGGACGGGCTGCCGGTCGTCGACGCCGGCTGCGGCCCGGGTCACCTGGCCGCCCACCTGGTGGGGCTCGGGGCAGACGCGCGGGGTCTCGACCTGACCCCCGAGATGGTCGCCGAGGCCCGCGAGCGGCACCCGGGCGTGCGCTACGACGTCGGGGACCTGCGGCGGCTGATCCGACCCGAGTCCGCGGTCGGGTGGGGGGCCGTCCTCGGCTGGTACTCCCTCATCCACCTCGCCGGCTCCGAGCTGCCCGACGCGCTCGCCGCGCTCGCGCGGCCGCTGGCACCGGGCGGGCTGCTCGTGCTCGGCCTGCACGCCGGCCAGGAGGTGCGCCACGTCGACACCTGGTGCGACGTCGACGTCTCGGGCCACGGCGGTCTCGACGTCGTGGGCCACGACCCGACGGACGTGGTGGCGGCGGTCGAGGCGGCCGGGCTCGTCGACGTCGAGTGGTACGTGCGCGGCGCCCACACCCGGCTGGGCGAGAGCTCCTCGCGGCTCTACGTCCTGGGTCGGCGGGCCTGA
- a CDS encoding 2'-5' RNA ligase family protein yields the protein MPRLHSLELVPDDAGQEAVRAQWRALSEAGLPSQLDHRGSTNVPHVSVVEAPALPEAALDVAHARLGSLLPVTALVDGVLLLGNGRVTLARPVQLADDVVRRVLAVRVQVPERRHLGWVPHVTLARRLERADVPRALEVLDELDAGRHRGLELRLTGLRRWDPDAGQVHEL from the coding sequence ATGCCGCGCCTGCACTCCCTCGAGCTGGTCCCCGACGACGCCGGGCAGGAGGCGGTGCGCGCCCAGTGGCGAGCGCTGAGCGAGGCCGGCCTGCCCTCGCAGCTGGACCACCGGGGGAGCACCAACGTCCCGCACGTGAGCGTCGTGGAGGCACCCGCGCTGCCCGAGGCGGCTCTCGACGTCGCCCACGCGCGGCTGGGCTCGCTGCTGCCGGTCACCGCGCTGGTCGACGGGGTGCTGCTGCTCGGCAACGGCCGGGTCACCCTGGCCCGGCCGGTCCAGCTCGCCGACGACGTCGTACGCCGCGTGCTCGCGGTGCGGGTGCAGGTCCCGGAGCGCCGGCACCTGGGCTGGGTGCCGCACGTGACCCTGGCCCGGCGCCTGGAGCGGGCCGACGTGCCCCGGGCCCTCGAGGTCCTCGACGAGCTGGACGCGGGCCGGCACCGGGGCCTGGAGCTGCGGCTGACCGGGCTGCGGCGCTGGGACCCGGACGCCGGTCAGGTGCACGAGCTCTGA
- a CDS encoding DMT family transporter, with amino-acid sequence MAWFILVLSGVLEAVWATALGRSEGFSRLWPSVVFGVAVVLSMIGLAMAMRTLPTGTAYAVWVGIGASLTVAYAMVTGDEPADLARVALLVGLVGCIVGLKLVG; translated from the coding sequence ATGGCATGGTTCATCCTCGTCCTGTCCGGCGTCCTCGAGGCGGTCTGGGCGACCGCCCTGGGCCGCTCGGAGGGCTTCAGCCGCCTGTGGCCCTCGGTCGTCTTCGGCGTCGCGGTGGTGCTGAGCATGATCGGGCTGGCGATGGCGATGCGCACCCTCCCGACCGGGACGGCGTACGCCGTGTGGGTCGGCATCGGCGCCTCGCTCACGGTCGCCTACGCGATGGTCACCGGCGACGAGCCGGCCGACCTGGCGCGGGTCGCGCTGCTGGTCGGCCTGGTGGGCTGCATCGTCGGCCTCAAGCTGGTGGGCTGA
- a CDS encoding cryptochrome/photolyase family protein, giving the protein MPATPHVRLVLPHQLFVEHLEAPAGTVFVLVEHDLLFRQYRFHTHKLVLHRASMRRFADRLREAGFTVEQVDTDGRTTSRRALAVVVERLAPQQVTAYDVVDDWLSRDLTAALADGGYELRAEDVLDSPCFLTTRAQLAEHFDGASGPRGRSARMQHFYSWQRKRLDVLVTDTGDPVGGRWSFDEDNRRKLPRSHPVPRVPWPGREQRHPHVEDAIAWVRRAFPDNPGDPQGFGWPTDHAEAEASYEEFLTERFEQFGPFEDAISAAHPYVFHALMTPGLNIGLLDPGHVLERALEHAEAHDVPLPSLEGFVRQVIGWREYMRACYALWGRQLRSRNHLEHSRPLDDGWWTAETGLEPVDLVLRRVLDTGYAHHIERLMVLGNAMCLLRTDPDSVYEWFMEMFVDAYDWVMVPNVYAMSQFASGEAVTTKPYVSGSNYLRKMSDLPRGDWEADWDALYWTFVRDHHDVFAANPRSRMIANLHDRMEPATRATHTRRAASWLSPPA; this is encoded by the coding sequence ATGCCGGCCACCCCGCACGTGCGCCTGGTGCTGCCGCACCAGCTCTTCGTCGAGCACCTCGAGGCGCCGGCCGGAACCGTCTTCGTGCTGGTCGAGCACGACCTGCTCTTCCGGCAGTACCGCTTCCACACCCACAAGCTGGTCCTGCACCGCGCGAGCATGCGCCGCTTCGCCGACCGCCTGCGCGAGGCCGGCTTCACCGTCGAGCAGGTCGACACCGACGGGCGCACCACCAGCCGCCGGGCGCTCGCCGTGGTCGTCGAGCGGCTCGCGCCGCAGCAGGTGACGGCGTACGACGTCGTCGACGACTGGCTCAGCCGCGACCTGACCGCAGCGCTGGCCGACGGGGGCTACGAGCTGCGGGCCGAGGACGTCCTCGACAGCCCGTGCTTCCTCACCACCCGGGCCCAGCTGGCCGAGCACTTCGACGGTGCCTCCGGCCCGCGCGGACGCAGCGCACGGATGCAGCACTTCTACTCCTGGCAGCGCAAGCGCCTCGACGTGCTGGTCACCGACACCGGCGACCCGGTGGGCGGACGCTGGTCCTTCGACGAGGACAACCGCAGGAAGCTGCCGAGGTCGCACCCGGTGCCCCGGGTCCCGTGGCCCGGCCGGGAGCAGCGGCACCCGCACGTCGAGGACGCGATCGCCTGGGTGCGTCGTGCCTTCCCGGACAACCCCGGTGACCCGCAGGGGTTCGGCTGGCCGACCGACCACGCCGAGGCGGAGGCGTCGTACGAGGAGTTCCTCACCGAGCGCTTCGAGCAGTTCGGCCCGTTCGAGGACGCCATCTCGGCCGCGCACCCCTACGTCTTCCACGCGCTGATGACGCCGGGGCTCAACATCGGCCTCCTCGACCCGGGCCACGTGCTCGAGCGCGCGCTCGAGCACGCCGAGGCCCACGACGTGCCGCTGCCGAGCCTGGAGGGGTTCGTGCGGCAGGTCATCGGCTGGCGGGAGTACATGCGCGCCTGCTACGCGCTGTGGGGGCGGCAGCTGCGCAGCCGCAACCACCTCGAGCACTCCCGTCCGCTCGACGACGGGTGGTGGACCGCGGAGACCGGGCTCGAGCCCGTCGACCTGGTGCTGCGCCGGGTGCTGGACACCGGCTACGCCCACCACATCGAGCGGCTGATGGTGCTGGGCAACGCGATGTGCCTGCTGCGCACCGACCCCGACAGCGTCTACGAGTGGTTCATGGAGATGTTCGTCGACGCCTACGACTGGGTGATGGTGCCCAACGTCTACGCCATGAGCCAGTTCGCCTCCGGGGAGGCGGTCACCACCAAGCCCTACGTCTCGGGGTCCAACTACCTGCGCAAGATGAGCGACCTGCCGCGCGGGGACTGGGAGGCCGACTGGGACGCCCTCTACTGGACCTTCGTGCGCGACCACCACGACGTGTTCGCCGCCAATCCGCGCTCGCGAATGATCGCGAACCTCCACGACCGGATGGAGCCGGCCACGAGGGCGACCCACACGCGGCGGGCGGCGTCGTGGCTCAGCCCACCAGCTTGA
- a CDS encoding SPFH domain-containing protein, with protein MDLLGTVLVVLAVLVAAAVVVQLSLVRVPAGHRGELIGRPGTVLEPGLSWRWFGSQAVHTVDLRPRELVRSGEPLITADNIMVAARVRLVVAPDQREEDVLLGRGVADADLDVLDALAVAFLRQVVGETPTEQLLAQQREVGERLAELLRLAPVSVSVTSELRIDRDDPRAALSLDRRTVRVLDLPGRAVPAPGG; from the coding sequence ATGGATCTTCTCGGGACCGTCCTCGTCGTGCTCGCTGTCCTCGTCGCGGCCGCGGTCGTCGTCCAGCTCTCGCTGGTGCGGGTCCCGGCAGGTCACCGGGGTGAGCTGATCGGTCGCCCCGGGACGGTCCTGGAGCCCGGGCTGTCGTGGCGGTGGTTCGGGAGTCAGGCCGTGCACACGGTGGACCTGCGCCCACGCGAGCTGGTGCGCAGCGGCGAGCCCCTGATCACCGCGGACAACATCATGGTCGCGGCGCGGGTCCGGCTCGTGGTCGCGCCGGACCAGCGCGAGGAGGACGTGCTGCTCGGGCGGGGTGTGGCCGACGCGGACCTGGACGTCCTGGACGCGCTGGCGGTCGCCTTCCTGCGCCAGGTGGTGGGGGAGACCCCGACCGAGCAGCTCCTCGCGCAGCAGCGGGAGGTGGGGGAGCGGCTGGCAGAGCTGTTGCGGCTCGCGCCCGTCTCCGTCTCGGTGACCAGCGAGCTGCGGATCGACCGGGACGACCCTCGAGCAGCCCTGAGCCTCGACCGGCGCACGGTGCGGGTGCTCGACCTGCCGGGGCGCGCGGTCCCGGCTCCCGGCGGGTGA